The following proteins come from a genomic window of Meles meles chromosome 1, mMelMel3.1 paternal haplotype, whole genome shotgun sequence:
- the CTTNBP2NL gene encoding CTTNBP2 N-terminal-like protein has product MNLEKLSKPELLTLFSILEGELEARDLVIEALKAQHRDTFIEERYGKYNISDPLMALQRDFETLKEKNDGDKQPVCTNPLSVLKVVMKQCKNMQERMLSQLAAAESRHRKVILDLEEERQRHAQDTAEGDDVTYMLEKERERLTQQLEFEKSQVKKFEKEQKKLSSQLEEERSRHKQLSSMLVLECKKATSKAAEEGQKAGELSLKLEKEKSRVSKLEEELAAERKRGLQTEAQVEKQLSEFDIEREQLRAKLNREENRTRTLKEEMESLKKIVQDLEASHQHSSPPEQVKKPVTMSKGMVTEPPMLVSVFCQTESPQAERTQGSSAVKGTTTGLPGPATPTYAYAKTNGHFEPEIQTAREPGAGSSVENQVPPRERSVGSLGSAQEKAVENGGCPVGIETPGPAPGHLPSSGGSLSPSSTASSSLTSSPCSSPVLTKRLLGSSASSPGYQSSYQVGINQRFHAARHKFQSQADQDQQASGVQSPPSRDLSPTLIDNSAAKQLARNTVTQVLSRFTSQQGPIKPVSPNSSPFGTDYRNLANTASPRGDASHSPTPGKVSSPLSPLSPGIKSPTIPRAERGNPPPIPPKKPGLTPSPSTTTPLTKTHSQASSLATTEDLAASCPSPAVVANGKDVELLLPTSS; this is encoded by the exons gCCCAACACAGAGATACTTTCATTGAAGAACGCTACGGGAAATACAACATCAGTGATCCTTTAATGGCTCTACAGAGAGACTTCGAGACGCTGAAGGAGAAGAATGATGGCGACAAGCAGCCGGTCTGCACAAACCCACTCTCTGTCCTGAAGGTGGTGATGAAGCAGTGTAAGAACATGCAGGAGCGCATGCTGTCACAGCTGGCGGCCGCTGAGAGCAGGCACCGCAAA gtGATCCTGGACCTtgaggaagaaaggcagaggcaTGCGCAAGACACAGCTGAAGGAGATGACGTCACCTACAtgctggagaaagagagagagcggcTGACTCAGCAG TTGGAATTTGAGAAGTCCCAAGTGAAAAAGTTTGAGAAAGAGCAGAAGAAGCTGTCCAGTCAGCTGGAGGAGGAGCGCTCCCGCCACAAGCAGCTCTCGTCCATGCTGGTGCTCGAGTGCAAGAAAGCCACCAGCAAGGCGGCCGAGGAGGGCCAGAAGGCGGGCGAGCTGAGCCTGAaactggagaaagagaagagccGGGTGAGTAAACTGGAGGAAGAGCTGGCGGCTGAGAGGAAGCGAGGCTTGCAGACGGAGGCCCAGGTGGAGAAGCAGCTGTCCGAGTTCGACATCGAGCGAGAGCAACTGCGAGCAAAGCTGAACCGAGAAGAGAACCGCACCAGAACCCTGAAGGAAGAGATGGAGAGTTTGAAGAAGATAGTGCAGGATCTGGAGGCCTCTCACCAGCATAGCAGCCCTCCTGAGCAAGTGAAGAAGCCGGTGACCATGTCTAAAGGCATGGTGACTGAGCCGCCCATGCTGGTGTCTGTGTTCTGCCAAACCGAAAGTCCACAGGCAGAAAGAACCCAGGGGAGCAGCGCAGTCAAGGGGACAACCACTGGGCTGCCTGGTCCTGCCACTCCTACTTATGCGTATGCAAAAACCAATGGCCATTTTGAGCCCGAGATACAGACTGCTCGGGAGCCAGGGGCAGGCAGCAGCGTAGAAAACCAAGTGCCTCCACGAGAGAGATCTGTGGGGTCTCTGGGGTCGGCCCAAGAGAAAGCAGTGGAGAATGGCGGGTGTCCTGTGGGAATCGAGACTCCTGGCCCAGCACCTGGTCACCTCCCGTCCAGTGGGGGCTCGCTGTCTCCCAGCAGCacggcctcctcctccctcacgTCCTCTCCTTGCTCCTCCCCAGTGCTAACTAAGCGCCTGCTGGGGTCGTCAGCCAGCAGCCCCGGCTACCAGTCATCCTACCAAGTAGGGATCAACCAGCGGTTCCATGCAGCCCGGCACAAATTTCAGTCTCAAGCAGATCAGGACCAACAGGCCAGTGGTGTGCAGAGCCCCCCATCCAGGGACCTGTCTCCCACCCTCATAGATAACTCCGCAGCCAAGCAGCTGGCCCGCAACACCGTCACTCAGGTGCTCTCCAGATTCACTAGCCAGCAAGGGCCGATCAAGCCTGTCTCCCCCAACAGCTCTCCCTTCGGCACAGACTATCGGAATCTGGCCAACACGGCCAGCCCAAGAGGCGATGCCAGCCATTCCCCGACTCCAGGGAAAGTGTCCAGTCCGCTGAGCCCTCTGtctccagggatcaagtcccccacCATCCCCAGAGCTGAGAGGGGAAACCCTCCACCCATCCCGCCCAAAAAACCTGGTCTCACCCCTTCTCCATCCACTACCACTCCACTGACCAAAACTCATTCCCAGGCCTCCTCTTTGGCCACCACGGAAGACCTAGCCGCCAGCTGCCCTTCCCCGGCTGTCGTAGCTAATGGCAAGGACGTGGAGCTACTCCTGCCTACCAGCAGCTAG